In one Palaemon carinicauda isolate YSFRI2023 chromosome 25, ASM3689809v2, whole genome shotgun sequence genomic region, the following are encoded:
- the LOC137618871 gene encoding uncharacterized protein — MPILPTESWSWYHTDLRRHSLALRCPFSEVPDVFKPKLQQSPRCSSKHGVYHHINMTGLLTHAKLRCFPPHKVRDAKRTFEDMEWIGICKKASSPWAFPLHMVKKPDGKWRPCGDYRRLNLIKTLVQCRRELPVFPEDVPKTAIIMPFGSYAFS; from the coding sequence ATGCCGATCCTGCCCACTGAAAGCTGGTCCTGGTATCACACCGATCTCCGCCGTCATAGCCTAGCCTTACGCTGCCCTTTTTCAGAAGTTCCCGACGTCTTCAAGCCGAAACTTCAACAGTCGCCACGGTGCTCCTCCAAGCACGGTGTCTACCACCACATCAACATGACGGGACTTCTCACGCACGCCAAGTTACGCTGCTTCCCGCCACATAAGGTGAGAGATGCTAAGCGTACCTTCGAAGACATGGAATGGATAggcatatgcaagaaggcgtccagtCCTTGGGCGTTTCCTCTCCACATGGTGAAGAAACCGGACGGGAAATGGAGGCCTTGCGGCGACTACCGGCGCCTTAACCTCATCAAAACGCTAGTTCAATGCCGTCGGGAActtcctgtgttcccagaggatgtgcctaagaccgccatcataatGCCGTTCGGCTCCTATGCCTTCTCATAA